One Aspergillus oryzae RIB40 DNA, chromosome 2 genomic window carries:
- a CDS encoding chaperonin-containing T-complex subunit CCT5 (chaperonin complex component, TCP-1 epsilon subunit (CCT5)): MAMLSADSPTASVMKDEQGRPFIVVRDQGKKKRQHGTDAVKSHIVAAKTVANIVKTSLGPRGLDKILISPDGDITVTNDGATILSQMEITNNVAKLLVELSKSQDEEIGDGTTGVVVLAAAMLEQASDLIDKGIHPIRIADGYDQACEIAVAELDKISDEIPFTKEDTSNLLKVAKTSLGSKIVSKSHDQFAKIAIDAVLSVADLERKDVDFELIKVDGKVGGALEDSMLVKGVIVDKDFSHPQMPDEVKDAKLAILTCPFEPPKPKTKHKLDITSVEEFKKLQDYEREKFTEMIQHLKDSGANLVICQWGFDDEANHLLLQNNLPAVRWVGGPEIELIAIATNGRIVPRFEDLNAEKLGTAGSVREMTFGTTREKMLVIEDCANSRAVTVFVRGSNKMIIDEAKRSLHDALCVVRNLVRDNRVVYGGGAAEIACSIAVEDAAVKSPGIEQYAMRAFADALDAVPLALAENSGLSPIETLASIKSRQVKEKNTRLGVDCMMTGNNVLDMREHFAIDPLIGKRQQLLLATQLCRMVLKKVD, encoded by the exons ATGGCGATGC TCTCCGCTGACAGTCCGACAGCTTCTGTGATGAAAGATGAACAGGGCCGGCCGTTCATCGTCGTTCGAGA ccagggaaagaagaagagacaacACGGCACCGATGCTGTGAAATCACATATTGTTGCGGCCAAAACCGTTGCCAACATTGTCAAGACTTCTCTG GGTCCTCGTGGTCTTGACAAGATTCTTATTTCCCCAGATGGCGATATCACCGTGACCAATGACGGCGCAACCATTCTGTCCCAG ATGGAAATCACAAACAATGTTGCTAAGCTGCTAGTAGAACTTTCAAAGtctcaagatgaagaaatcggCGATGGAACAACGGGTGTTGTCGTCCTGGCGGCAGCCATGTTGGAGCAGGCATCTGACCTGATCGATAAGGGCATCCACCCAATTCGGATCGCAGATGGCTATGATCAAGCCTGCGAGATTGCCGTTGCAGAGCTCGATAAGATTAGTGACGAGATCCCTTTTACCAAGGAGGACACTTCCAACCTACTGAAGGTTGCAAAGACTAGTCTGGGCAGCAAAAT TGTTTCCAAATCTCATGATCAGTTCGCCAAGATCGCTATCGATGCCGTCCTCTCCGTTGCAGATCTCGAGCGTAAAGATGTTGATTTCGAGTTGATCAAGGTCGACGGAAAAGTGGGCGGTGCTCTCGAAGATTCTATGCTCGTCAAGGGTGTTATTGTCGATAAGGACTTCTCTCACCCTCAGATGCCCGATGAAGTCAAGGATGCTAAATTGGCAATTTTGACCTGCCCGTTCGAGCCCCCCaagccgaagacgaagcaTAAGCTTGACATTACATCGGTTGAGGAGTTCAAGAAGCTGCAAGATtatgaaagagagaagttCACGGAGATGATCCAACACCTGAAAGACTCTGGAGCCAACTTGGTTATTTGTCAATGGGGTttcgatgatgaagcaaaccatctccttcttcagaaCAATCTCCCAGCCGTCCGCTGGGTTGGTGGTCCTGAGATTGAGCTCATTGCTATTGCCACGAACGGTCGTATTGTTCCTCGCTTTGAGGACTTGAATGCAGAGAAGCTTGGAACAGCAGGTAGTGTCCGGGAAATGACGTTCGGTACCACCCGCGAGAAGATGCTTGTTATTGAAGATTGCGCCAACAGCCGTGCTGTCACTGTCTTTGTGCGTGGTAGCAACAAGATG ATCATTGATGAAGCTAAGCGATCACTACACGATGCTCTCTGCGTTGTACGTAACCTGGTGCGAGACAACCGCGTTGTttatggtggtggtgctgctgAGATTGCCTGCTCTATTGCCGTGGAAGATGCCGCCGTCAAG AGTCCCGGAATTGAGCAGTACGCCATGCGCGCCTTCGCCGATGCCCTGGATGCCGTGCCATTGGCACTCGCTGAGAACTCCGGTCTGAGCCCGATTGAGACGCTTGCCTCGATCAAATCTCGCCAGGTCAAGGAGAAAAACACACGGTTGGGAGTTGACTGTATGATGACTGGCAACAACG TCTTAGACATGCGGGAGCACTTTGCTATTGATCCCCTGATTGGAAAGAGGCAACAACTTTTGCTCGCGACCCAGCTCTGCCGTATGGTCCTTAAG AAGGTAGATTAA
- a CDS encoding putative transcription factor Rap1 (predicted protein), with protein sequence MIHAQQSKSPHLERTPTSSISVDNEAHIAHDPVTNISEPVQYDKTETSDHDPENAIDPLFLELPFLPSSPEPEPEEPPEQDIDTWIDHRLQTGRAENEEQIIEALRCTSMDPYLADQVLDYLIAGKGIPDNMPGVWTAEDDRCLEAKETRTIEQVLKKHGSDAFNSRWEYLGMARAAGLDDIDS encoded by the coding sequence ATGATACATGCACAACAAAGCAAATCTCCACATCTTGAAAGGactccaacatcctcaatcTCAGTTGATAATGAGGCACATATCGCTCACGACCCTGTCACGAACATATCAGAGCCTGTACAATACGACAAGACAGAGACCTCGGACCATGATCCAGAAAACGCCATTGATCCCTTGTTTCTAGAACTGCCTTTCTTACCTTCAAGCCCAGAACCCGAGCCTGAAGAGCCGCCAGAGCAAGACATCGACACGTGGATTGATCATCGTCTGCAAACAGGGAGAGCAGAAAACGAGGAGCAAATAATCGAGGCTTTACGCTGCACTAGCATGGACCCGTATCTTGCCGATCAGGTCCTAGACTATCTGATCGCAGGAAAAGGCATTCCCGACAATATGCCTGGAGTGTGGACCGCTGAAGACGACAGGTGTCTTGAGGCGAAAGAGACGCGAACTATCGAACAggtcttgaagaagcatggCTCGGATGCCTTTAACAGTCGGTGGGAATATCTTGGAATGGCAAGAGCTGCTGGCCTCGATGACATAGACAGCTGA
- a CDS encoding uncharacterized protein (predicted protein) — MEPEENLLEGAKDLVEEYYRAQGGRPEKPQRGKRKSMTGPKQTTEKSEPKRRRKSRAEAATETPDEDDDLPNWVPRSKNWENEVQSVDTILRDAETSTLIAYLHWKNGKKSKVSLETCYEKCPRKMLKFYEEHLVFKEG, encoded by the exons ATGGAGCCGGAGGAGAACCTGCT GGAGGGCGCAAAAGATCTGGTAGAAGAATACTACCGTGCCCAAGGTGGTCGGCCTGAGAAACCCCAACGGGGCAAGCGCAAGTCCATGACTGGGCCAAAGCAGACAACAGAGAAAAGTGAACCTAAAAGGCGAAGAAAGTCCCGAGCGGAAGCTGCCACCGAAACtccagatgaagatgatgatctgcCTAATTGGGTTCCCCGGTCCAAGAACTGGGAGAACGAGGTGCAAAGTGTTGACACAATTCTGCGCGATGCGGAAACTTCGACGTTAATTGCATATCTCCACTGGAAGAACggaaagaagtccaaggTCTCCCTTGAGACCTGTTATGAGAAATGCCCCAGAAAG ATGCTCAAATTTTACGAGGAGCATTT GGTTTTTAAGGAAGGTTGA